In Phreatobacter aquaticus, a single genomic region encodes these proteins:
- the queA gene encoding tRNA preQ1(34) S-adenosylmethionine ribosyltransferase-isomerase QueA, which yields MRVDLFDFDLPPDRIALRPANPRDSARMMVVGEQGIDDRIMRDLPDLLQPGDALVLNDTRVIPAQLEGIRERDGQTATISATLHKRLAPDRWLAFVRGAKKLHPGDRVEFGAKAEACLLGALPATVISKDDDGVVFAFDLSGIHLDEAIGRVGHVPLPPYIASKRPEDAQDRLDYQTVFARDEGSVAAPTAGLHLTPDLMERLKARGVELHFVTLHVGAGTFLPVKADDTADHRMHAEFGEVTAATAAALNAVHARGNRIIAVGTTSLRLIESAAAEDGTIHPFAAETAIFITPGYRFRAVDRLVTNFHLPRSTLFMLVSAFAGLDRMRAAYARAIETGYRFYSYGDGSLLTRAEA from the coding sequence ATGCGCGTCGATCTGTTCGATTTCGACCTGCCGCCCGACCGGATCGCGCTCCGGCCGGCGAACCCGCGCGACTCCGCCCGGATGATGGTGGTCGGCGAGCAGGGGATCGACGATCGGATCATGCGCGACCTGCCGGATCTCCTGCAGCCCGGCGACGCGCTCGTGCTGAACGATACCCGCGTGATCCCGGCCCAGCTCGAGGGCATCCGCGAGCGCGACGGCCAGACCGCGACAATCTCGGCGACCCTGCACAAGCGGCTTGCCCCCGATCGCTGGCTCGCCTTCGTGCGTGGCGCCAAGAAACTGCATCCCGGTGACCGCGTCGAGTTTGGGGCCAAGGCCGAGGCCTGTCTGCTCGGCGCGCTGCCCGCGACCGTGATCTCCAAGGACGATGACGGCGTCGTCTTCGCCTTCGACTTGTCCGGCATTCATCTCGACGAAGCCATCGGCCGGGTCGGCCATGTGCCGCTTCCGCCCTATATCGCGTCCAAGCGTCCGGAGGACGCGCAGGACCGGCTCGATTACCAGACGGTCTTTGCCCGCGATGAGGGCTCGGTCGCAGCGCCCACGGCCGGGCTGCACCTGACGCCGGACCTGATGGAACGGCTGAAGGCCCGCGGCGTCGAACTGCATTTCGTCACCCTGCATGTCGGTGCCGGCACCTTCCTGCCAGTGAAGGCCGACGATACGGCCGACCACCGGATGCATGCCGAGTTTGGCGAGGTAACGGCTGCTACCGCGGCAGCGCTGAATGCGGTGCATGCCCGCGGCAACCGGATCATCGCGGTCGGCACGACATCGCTGCGGCTGATCGAGAGCGCGGCGGCCGAGGATGGCACGATCCATCCCTTTGCTGCCGAAACCGCCATCTTCATCACGCCGGGCTACCGGTTCCGCGCTGTCGACCGGCTGGTGACCAATTTTCACCTGCCGCGCTCCACACTGTTCATGCTGGTCTCGGCCTTTGCCGGGCTTGATCGCATGAGAGCGGCCTATGCCCGCGCCATCGAAACCGGCTATCGCTTCTATTCCTACGGCGACGGCTCGCTGCTGACGCGCGCGGAGGCCTAA
- a CDS encoding DUF3830 family protein has protein sequence MSILKVTAGPFTFTGKLETEAAPKTCAAFIKHLPFVSKIIHVRWSGEGVWVPLGDLDFGVGYENNTSYPAPGHFILYPGGVSETEILLAYGGVQFASKAGQLSGNHFLTLTTGLENLYALGRKVLLEGAQDIRFEAM, from the coding sequence ATGTCGATCCTGAAAGTCACCGCCGGCCCGTTCACCTTCACCGGCAAGCTCGAGACGGAAGCCGCGCCAAAGACCTGCGCGGCCTTCATCAAGCACCTGCCCTTCGTTTCGAAGATCATCCATGTGCGCTGGAGCGGCGAAGGCGTGTGGGTGCCGCTGGGCGATCTCGATTTCGGCGTGGGCTACGAGAACAACACCAGCTATCCGGCGCCGGGCCATTTCATCCTCTATCCGGGTGGGGTCAGCGAAACCGAGATCCTGCTCGCCTATGGCGGTGTGCAGTTCGCCTCCAAGGCCGGCCAGCTCTCCGGCAACCACTTCCTCACGCTGACCACCGGGCTGGAAAACCTCTACGCGCTCGGCCGCAAGGTGCTGCTGGAAGGCGCGCAGGACATTCGCTTCGAGGCGATGTGA
- the hutH gene encoding histidine ammonia-lyase — MPDIVLHPGQTPLADWRAIYRHAGARLDGACWPKVEAAAAAVARIVAKGEPVYGINTGFGKLASVRIEAADLATLQRNIVLSHAAGVGEPMAPAVVRLMMALKLASLAQGASGIRPATLQLLEAMLVKDVIPFVPCQGSVGASGDLAPLAHMTAVMIGVGRALTPEGWVSAEEALGRAGLTPAELGPKEGLALLNGTQFSTAYALAGLFEAEVLFQSALVTGALSTDAAKGSDAPFDPRIHALRRHRGQIETADTLRALMAGSAIRASHLVGDERVQDPYCLRCQPQVMGAALDILRQAAATLETEANGVSDNPLIFPEDDTALSGGNFHAEPVAFAADMIALAVCEIGSLAERRIAMLVDPALSGLPAFLTPRPGLNSGFMIPQVTAAALVSENKQRAYPASVDSIPTSANQEDHVSMAAHGARRLIPMVENASAVIAIELLAAAQGCDFHQPLASSSPLEAVRRLVRSQVPTLDHDRHFHPDMAAAIDLVRTGAVASAVAPLHLPVLSGAAS; from the coding sequence ATGCCGGACATCGTGCTGCATCCTGGACAGACCCCACTTGCCGACTGGCGCGCGATCTATCGCCATGCCGGCGCACGGCTCGACGGCGCCTGCTGGCCGAAGGTCGAGGCCGCCGCTGCCGCCGTTGCCCGCATCGTCGCCAAGGGTGAGCCGGTCTATGGGATCAATACCGGCTTTGGAAAACTGGCCAGTGTGCGCATCGAGGCGGCCGATCTCGCTACTCTGCAGCGGAACATCGTGCTCTCCCATGCCGCTGGCGTCGGCGAACCCATGGCGCCCGCTGTGGTCCGCCTGATGATGGCGCTGAAGCTCGCAAGCCTCGCCCAGGGCGCCTCCGGTATCCGGCCGGCCACGTTGCAACTGCTCGAAGCCATGCTGGTCAAGGACGTCATCCCCTTCGTGCCCTGCCAGGGGTCGGTGGGTGCGTCCGGCGACCTCGCGCCGCTCGCCCATATGACGGCGGTGATGATCGGGGTTGGGCGTGCGCTCACCCCCGAGGGTTGGGTTTCGGCGGAAGAGGCGCTCGGCAGGGCAGGGCTCACGCCTGCCGAACTTGGTCCCAAGGAAGGCCTGGCGCTGCTCAACGGCACGCAATTCTCCACCGCCTATGCACTGGCCGGCCTGTTCGAAGCGGAAGTGCTGTTCCAGTCGGCCCTCGTCACTGGCGCGCTATCGACCGATGCCGCCAAGGGCTCGGATGCGCCCTTCGACCCGCGCATCCATGCGCTGCGCCGCCATCGCGGCCAGATCGAGACCGCCGATACCCTGCGTGCCCTGATGGCTGGGAGCGCCATCCGCGCCTCCCATCTCGTCGGCGACGAGCGCGTGCAGGATCCCTATTGCCTGCGCTGCCAGCCGCAGGTGATGGGGGCTGCGCTGGACATCCTGCGCCAAGCGGCCGCAACGCTGGAGACCGAGGCCAATGGTGTCTCCGACAATCCGCTGATCTTCCCGGAGGACGACACGGCGCTGTCCGGCGGCAATTTCCACGCTGAACCGGTGGCCTTCGCCGCCGACATGATCGCCTTGGCCGTCTGCGAGATCGGCTCGCTCGCCGAGCGGCGCATCGCCATGCTTGTCGATCCGGCACTCTCCGGCCTGCCGGCTTTCCTCACCCCGAGGCCCGGGCTCAATTCCGGTTTCATGATCCCGCAGGTGACGGCGGCGGCGCTGGTCTCCGAGAACAAGCAGCGCGCCTATCCGGCGAGCGTCGATTCAATCCCGACCTCCGCCAACCAGGAGGATCATGTCTCCATGGCCGCCCATGGCGCCCGCCGGCTGATCCCCATGGTGGAGAATGCCTCCGCCGTCATCGCCATCGAATTGCTGGCCGCCGCACAAGGCTGCGACTTCCATCAGCCGCTCGCCTCCAGCAGCCCACTTGAAGCCGTGCGCCGGCTCGTCAGGTCGCAAGTGCCGACCCTTGACCACGACCGGCACTTCCATCCCGATATGGCCGCAGCCATCGATCTCGTCCGCACCGGCGCGGTCGCCAGCGCCGTCGCGCCCCTCCATCTCCCCGTCCTGTCCGGAGCCGCCTCATGA
- a CDS encoding polyphosphate kinase 2 family protein, with the protein MHSCPKHIKHLVVKPGGKVKLDRIDPREVDFLGKEDKARAQLAEDIVEIDRLQDRLYAEGKRSLLVVLQGTDTAGKDGTIRGVFNQTGPLGVSVTAFKKPSEDELARDYLWRVHHAAPRRGTIGIFNRSHYEDVLIARVRKFAPKEAIEARYDQINAFEKLLVDNGTIILKFMLHISKKEQAERLQERLDDKTKHWKFNAGDLEDRLLWGEFQKAYELALGRCSTEHAPWHIVPADRKWARNCIVAAVVRDTLENMDPHYPKVPWKASDFEIP; encoded by the coding sequence ATGCATTCCTGCCCGAAGCACATCAAGCATCTCGTCGTGAAGCCCGGCGGCAAGGTGAAGCTCGACCGGATCGACCCGCGCGAGGTCGATTTCCTCGGCAAGGAGGACAAGGCACGCGCCCAACTGGCTGAGGATATCGTCGAGATCGACCGGCTGCAGGACCGGCTCTATGCCGAAGGCAAGCGCTCGCTGCTGGTTGTCCTGCAGGGCACCGACACGGCCGGCAAGGACGGCACGATCCGCGGCGTGTTCAACCAGACCGGCCCGCTCGGGGTCTCGGTGACGGCCTTCAAGAAGCCGAGCGAGGACGAACTGGCACGCGATTATCTCTGGCGCGTGCACCATGCCGCCCCAAGGCGCGGCACGATCGGCATCTTCAACCGCTCGCATTACGAGGATGTGCTGATCGCCCGCGTGCGGAAATTCGCGCCGAAGGAGGCCATCGAGGCGCGCTATGACCAGATCAACGCCTTCGAGAAGCTCCTGGTCGACAATGGCACGATCATCCTGAAATTCATGCTGCACATCTCGAAGAAGGAGCAGGCGGAGCGCCTGCAGGAGCGGCTCGACGACAAGACCAAGCATTGGAAGTTCAATGCCGGCGACCTGGAAGACCGCCTGCTCTGGGGCGAGTTCCAGAAGGCCTATGAGCTGGCGCTCGGGCGCTGCTCCACCGAGCACGCGCCTTGGCACATCGTGCCGGCCGACCGCAAATGGGCGCGCAACTGCATTGTGGCGGCGGTGGTGCGCGATACGCTGGAGAACATGGATCCGCACTATCCGAAGGTGCCGTGGAAGGCGTCGGATTTCGAGATTCCGTGA
- a CDS encoding DUF2937 family protein: MILRRIVFFLALFAGVAASQLPEFAQQYRQRLGGAIDELARIIAEFDADAARSHISRDEGIRRLTANADPFVRERGEAISGDIVRVGTLQKQLQDYEAAGPFWRIASFAQNHDPDIARRAAQAFEPAVPVTVEGLVLALSGFGAGWLGGRMLIAPIQRRRKVVYKR, encoded by the coding sequence ATGATCCTCAGGCGGATCGTCTTCTTCCTGGCCCTGTTTGCCGGCGTGGCCGCTTCCCAATTGCCGGAATTTGCCCAGCAATACCGGCAGCGGCTGGGCGGCGCGATCGACGAGCTCGCGCGGATCATCGCCGAGTTCGACGCCGATGCGGCGCGCTCCCATATCAGCCGCGATGAGGGCATCCGGCGGCTGACCGCCAATGCCGATCCGTTCGTGCGCGAGCGCGGCGAGGCGATCAGCGGCGATATCGTCCGTGTCGGCACGCTGCAGAAGCAGTTGCAGGACTACGAGGCGGCCGGTCCCTTCTGGCGGATCGCCAGTTTTGCGCAGAACCATGACCCCGACATCGCCCGACGCGCGGCGCAGGCCTTCGAGCCGGCCGTGCCGGTGACGGTCGAAGGGCTGGTCCTGGCATTGTCCGGTTTCGGCGCCGGCTGGCTCGGCGGACGGATGCTGATCGCGCCGATCCAGCGCCGCCGCAAGGTCGTCTACAAGCGCTAG
- the hutC gene encoding histidine utilization repressor, with the protein MNASSPPLSLHQRILGEIEGRIRSGEWPPGYKLPAEEELALAYGCSRMTMNKALGELARAGLIERRRKAGSFVSQPPAQSAVLAIPDIGAEVAALGVPYRFEVLSRATRLATKSDLKRLIHEGPTSVLVLHVRHFAGSRPFCLERRIIDLATVPDATSEPFLDLPPGTWLKARVPWTAAEHRIRAVGADAATAEALSLSHGTACLVIERRTWSDGCPVTSVELAYPGDANELVAVFTPFQS; encoded by the coding sequence ATGAACGCCTCCTCCCCTCCTCTGTCCCTGCATCAGCGCATCCTCGGCGAGATCGAGGGGCGGATACGGTCCGGGGAATGGCCGCCGGGGTACAAGTTGCCGGCGGAGGAAGAGCTTGCGCTCGCCTATGGTTGTTCGCGCATGACGATGAACAAGGCTTTGGGCGAGCTTGCACGAGCAGGCCTGATTGAGCGGCGGCGCAAGGCCGGCAGTTTCGTGTCGCAGCCACCTGCCCAATCGGCCGTACTCGCCATTCCCGATATCGGCGCGGAAGTGGCCGCGCTGGGCGTGCCCTATCGTTTCGAAGTCCTGAGCCGCGCGACGCGGCTTGCCACCAAGTCCGATCTGAAGCGGCTCATCCATGAGGGTCCGACCTCGGTTCTGGTCCTGCACGTGCGCCATTTTGCCGGCAGCCGGCCCTTCTGCCTCGAACGGCGGATCATCGATCTCGCAACCGTTCCCGACGCCACGTCCGAGCCCTTCCTCGATCTGCCTCCCGGCACCTGGCTGAAGGCGCGCGTGCCGTGGACCGCTGCCGAACACCGGATACGCGCGGTCGGGGCCGATGCGGCCACCGCCGAGGCGCTATCGCTCTCACATGGCACTGCCTGTCTCGTCATCGAGCGCCGAACCTGGAGCGATGGCTGCCCCGTAACCTCGGTGGAACTCGCCTATCCCGGCGATGCCAATGAGCTTGTCGCGGTTTTCACGCCGTTCCAGAGCTGA
- the tgt gene encoding tRNA guanosine(34) transglycosylase Tgt, whose translation MTDPTGFSFEITARDGAARTGLITTPRGHIRTPAFMPVGTQATVKGMYMDQVKALGADVILGNTYHLMLRPGAERVAALGGLHQFGGWKGPILTDSGGFQVMSLAKLRKLTEQGVTFASHIDGSRFELTPERSIEIQGLLGADIQMQLDECVSLPNDRATIEKSTHLSLRWAERSKRAFETQPKGRALFGIVQGGDIPDLRVESAKALTDMDFPGYSIGGLAVGEPQAVMLAMIETVMPHLPDAKPHYLMGVGTPDDLLGAVACGVDMFDCVMPTRNGRHGQAFSRFGKINFRNARHAADPRPIDEASSCPAARDYSRAYLHHLIRTEEMLGSMLVTWINLAYYQDLMAGARAAIAAGRYADYAAEVREGWARGDIEPMAV comes from the coding sequence GTGACCGATCCGACCGGCTTTTCCTTCGAGATCACCGCCCGCGATGGCGCTGCCCGCACCGGCCTCATCACCACGCCGCGCGGACACATCCGCACGCCCGCCTTCATGCCGGTCGGCACCCAGGCGACGGTGAAGGGCATGTATATGGATCAGGTCAAGGCGCTCGGTGCCGACGTGATCCTCGGCAACACCTATCATCTCATGCTGCGGCCGGGAGCCGAACGGGTCGCGGCGCTCGGCGGTCTCCATCAGTTCGGCGGCTGGAAGGGTCCGATCCTCACCGATTCCGGCGGCTTCCAGGTCATGTCGCTGGCCAAGCTCCGCAAGCTGACGGAACAGGGCGTCACCTTTGCCAGCCATATCGACGGCTCCCGCTTCGAGCTGACGCCGGAGCGCTCGATCGAGATCCAGGGCCTGCTCGGCGCCGATATCCAGATGCAGCTCGACGAATGTGTGTCGCTGCCGAACGACCGCGCGACGATCGAGAAGTCCACGCATCTGTCGCTGCGCTGGGCCGAGCGCTCGAAACGCGCCTTCGAGACCCAACCGAAGGGCAGGGCGCTGTTCGGCATCGTCCAGGGCGGCGATATCCCGGATCTCCGTGTCGAGAGCGCCAAGGCGCTGACCGACATGGACTTTCCCGGCTATTCGATCGGCGGACTGGCGGTCGGCGAGCCGCAGGCGGTGATGCTCGCCATGATCGAGACGGTCATGCCGCATCTGCCCGATGCCAAGCCGCATTACCTGATGGGTGTCGGCACGCCGGACGACCTGCTGGGCGCAGTGGCGTGCGGCGTCGACATGTTCGATTGCGTCATGCCGACCCGCAATGGCCGTCACGGCCAGGCCTTTTCGCGCTTCGGCAAGATCAATTTCCGCAATGCCCGCCACGCCGCCGATCCCCGGCCGATCGACGAGGCGTCATCCTGCCCCGCAGCGCGCGACTATTCCCGCGCATATCTGCACCATCTGATCCGCACAGAGGAAATGCTCGGCTCGATGCTCGTGACCTGGATCAACCTCGCCTATTACCAGGACCTGATGGCAGGAGCTCGTGCGGCGATCGCCGCCGGCCGCTACGCCGATTATGCGGCGGAGGTTCGCGAAGGCTGGGCTCGGGGCGATATCGAGCCTATGGCGGTGTAG